From the Rattus norvegicus strain BN/NHsdMcwi chromosome 15, GRCr8, whole genome shotgun sequence genome, the window TTAATGGCTGTTTTCTCTtactcaaaaaaatcatcagttcgggctagagggatggctcggtggttaagagcactgactgctctttcagaggtcctgagttcaaatcccagcaaccacatggtggctgaaccatctgtaatgggatctgaagccctcttctggtgtgtctgaagacagccacagtgtactcatatgcataaaataaataaaatatttttttaaaaaagaataagctATACCTTCAAGCAGAGTGAAATAAAACTGGTCCAGGGTGTTTAACGAAACTTCAAGAGATGGTTGACATGTTGACGTCTGTTGCCCCTGCTGCCACCTTAGGTGGAGGAAACACAGGAACTCAAAATATCTTTTCCTCAGGACAAACTAGAACAAACCAGTCTCAGACAGCATCCCTACAGGAACAAGGATCCAGAGTCAAAGAGTTAGAAAGTAGAAAGCCTACTGCCATGTCAGCCAATCGGAAAGCACATTACAAAGCAAGTTTACAAATAGATTGTTTGAGAGGTTCCAAGAAACATGAGCATTAAAATACTTCCCTGAGAAGAGCCCTGGAAGTTAGAGATCTCCCACAAAGGCAACACTACACGTGACCTTTTGAAACTGCAAATCGAATAAAACCAGAAAGGGTTCTGACACCCTTGAAAATTAACAGTGTGATTAGCtgagagaaaatgaagagaaagcaataaaattacaaaactaataagaaaattaattaaaagcaGGAAGGATCAGAGTGGAAATGGTGAAAACTTTAATTACTAATGGAGTGGAATCTTAAAGTAACTCCAGTAAAAGCTGACTCTTTAAAAATAGCCAAGAGATTAAAGTATTGAGAGGAAGCCATCAAAGTATGACACCCTAAAATATAATACATCAAAGTATGACACCCCAAAACATAAGGCCCCCAAAAATGCCCTTTTGGAACCAAGGGTGTTTTGAGCtgatcttttttttaatgtttatctttttttttttttttttggttctttttttcggagctggggaccgaacctagagccttgcgcttcctaggtaagcgctctaccactgagctaaatccccagcccaatgtttatctttttattgtatatgagtacactgtagctgtctgcacacgcaccagaagaggacttcagatcccattacagatggttgtgagccaccatgtggttgctgggaattgaactcaggacctctggaagagcagtcagcgctcttaaccgctgagccatctctccagcctggtcaatcttatttatttatttattttttgccttcagtttttttattctgtgtgcaCAAAGACTAGCATGATTGGTATCACAGGGTAGATAGTCAGTTTCACTGGGTAGACAGTTGAATCATCCACTCAGGTCGCTTAGTCCAACTTAATGAAGCCTATGTCCTTCGCGTACTGACGGAAGCACTGTTGGCACATGTTCAGCCCGTATTTACGGATCAGACCATGGCGGTTAGAGCAGACGCAGCAAGAGCGAGAACCCTGGCCGAACTTCCTCGGGTGACTACAGTAGAGCTGCTGGTGACCCATCTTACCTTCAGACGcccaaagaggaaaaaggaacGAGCTGGCGCACGCATGAGCTCTTCAAAGTtcttgtcacttttttttttttttttggttctttttttcggagctggggaccgaacccagggccttgcgcttcctaggtaagcgctctaccactgagctaaatccccagccccagttcttGTCACTCTTATTCTTGAGGTGAGGAGACTTGTAACAAGGAATGAGATGCCTGCCCCCCCCTCCCTGACACACATCCCCCAATGCCACTTTGGCGTGTGTAGTTTATTTTGGGCTGAAGGTGCTTGAGGAACAGCAGGGGCAGGAGGGGCTTTCTCATCTGCCCATGTAAGAACAAGTCAGAAGTTTGCCTAAGGTAGACTCCTGataacaggaagagaaagaatatcCTTGTAACCAGTTGCTCCCTGGTTTTGCCCTCTCCTGTGCTGTCCAGTCCCTCACACAGTTTGCTGTTCCTCACCCCATTACTTTTTCTTACCATTCCTTTTAAAAGTCaccatttctttttgaaaaaaaaaagtataaaagctTTCTACTCTCTGATCACCTCTTCAGGACTTCGCTCTCACAGAAGctcttgcgcgcgcgcgcgtgacAACCCACAAAACCCCATTAAGTGACCCGTGCTTCCGTTTATGTCTGTTCAATTCGTAGGCCTAGATGGAGCCTCTTTTCCTAgtggtgaaaggaaaattatacagatttaaggtttaaaaatatgaagttaaaagaataagtttcagggttggggatttggctcagaggtagagcgcttgcctagcaaccgcaaggccctgggttcggtccccagctccaaaaaaaaagaaaaggaaaaaaaaaaagaataagtttcaaaattcagactcagggctaaacactgtgaaaagcaagtccaggtagccccgccctgccgctaggactaacagaccataaagataaagaaaaggaatgcaggaaccagcccgagttatcaggactgacccaaaccatctggcagaaaggcacctcccccagcttactcagagtcacaccttaaccagatgtccttcaaaccctgatacgcccctagctccTAAGATCCTGTACGCTCTAGTCAATacatactctcctgctgtgctgtaatctcactgccatgtttaaatgagccaatcacttatagccgcgccagaaattagccaattgtgtgtaaccgcgccaaaccccctagccttccctatataaacccctgacttttgagcttcggggtcgacacctctgtctcctgcacaggatacgtgtcgacccagagatccccataatagatctccgtaataaacctcgcctttgcttattacatccaaaatggtctctctgtgtctggggtccgcgatttccctcgactttagaaagggtctctcttcaggGATCTTTCATTTTGGGGGCTCGTTCGGGATCTTCGCGactaccccagactccgaagaccccttggaggtgagttggatgtttgtctgagtgtttctgtgtgagcggcgccgcatttgtcagtctgtctgtctctgttttggttccgccgtgtgtgtatatatgtgtgtcttagtaccGGTCAGTGTTaagagagtggatgtggaatcccactctgtgcagctgcctttgagatCTGTAAGGATCCTctggctgcggaaggggggacgcccAGAGCCCGCAAGCTGCAgaccctggaagacgttccatgGGCGGAGAACAGCCGGGAGAGCCCGGCTGTGGGCAGTCAGGAAGACCTGactggttttctggaacaaaggagatggagtgctccttttacctaggcgggagCGGATGAAAAATCCCACTCCGTcggaggtcgagttcggctgcctattaaGTATAGGTGTGGACAAGTGTGCTTGGActtgttagtgtctgttgtctgtattctgtttctgtgtttggtgttctttttctttgccatggggcagactgtgataacccctttgtctttgatggtggacCATTGGACGGATGTTAGGGCAAGGGGATACTCTGGAATTCTGTTGGGAGGTAAAATCAGATGGTTCGTCTCaccccagaagcagctaaggataagctgcagtttgggcaaggatgctttgttttagtcttgcttgtctggtttgttttctgtggtattgtggagtgtctttttggcttttgtttcgttttttgaatttggactgacgactgtgtttgaaatcttggattgacgactgtgtttaaaatcatgaaactgtttgctttgctcatcgaagagttttacttggtccccttagtgcttagtgagtaagaaacttaattttgtggaccccgctctagtggcagtgtgttggttgatagccaaagtttttaaaacatagtgttttatctgtgcttgtgctcgcagccagctgtgatgagctgggaaagatttaaattttgcttgggagcaaagaaccttaaagggacaggctacattagaaatgccacaggaggaactatctgaaaaggctgagagcgaggtgggagaggactctaaggaaaacaaaaacaagaaaggaatttctgacatttgctcacagaaggagagcactcattaagagaagttctttaaggaagcctgccttatctgctggccttattccaagggaagagtcagtctccagcattaaattacttttctcgttggtcatcattaacatggagagtgcctttgatcctatccccacagcagccagttctgcccctgtggtcaaaatgccccaggttgggggacaaaaagagcccctaaaatagtttcaaagatgaaagaccccctcccagaaagggaattgtacaagcccaaggccctcaactatagaaataaaaagtaagtttttagatatgtgggacaagctgacccatcatttagacaaaacagaccagaaaagaaaacaaaatgcagaaaccagactaaattatggacactgctccatgggccacctggcaggaaaaagaaaaagtccctgaccccccggaagccctgaccaccatgtactttttgctaactcactgttatgattatagccaaaataggtaacatacacgtatgcctcatttactccaccaatcacatccctgtaaccatgcatctgcttctgtaagcctgcttctgctccccaatgccctataaaaacccgtccctggttctgctaggcgcgccagtcttccgaattgactgggacgcccacagatacctgtgtatcctgatcaataaaaatcctcttgcagattgcagcctgtggactcggactggtcattgggcttgaggatctccctcctgagggaagattctctctgagagtcttacaaagaatctacaacaaactgtaaagaactttgttttgccagtcaaaatttagaattcaggctttggtggtgccaaggtcaggattaatgttttctttttcatgggcctttaacccagtgagacagtttggtaaagggctgctactgaggtcctgatagcccaggtgaactggttacaattcttttgtcagccacctggcatctagcacccaggttctaaccatctctccatccttttgttattagttgttactagaagcctagtgtcatttggaggctggttctcttgagaggcaaagccaccaagctgacactgaagagagatactccttgagggaaaatctaagtccagagagacagccgcgAACAGattggctgcctctctgctcgcctttctgtttcatagacaagcttgtgcttatatttacaaTGGCCATTTTGTCCAAAAAAGGcatcctggtttagctgtgtgactaaatgctatttgtcctcttcagtggacctctattctctagattcccttcttgttttctcaccatcccacttgagatgcttgttagtaactgttacaggtcttctttaccactgaggaaagacagaatcttactagaggccagaaagaatgttccagacatggatggaaggctcctgactgttgacttcaatacgcctgaaggtagggagtgctccgggtctgcccccaggctccaagggtgggtctcctaggggctggaaaatgccccaccaatctggctaagataaggaaaggatatgaagagaaagttacagaaatttgaagggttaagctaagttgctgagagttagtataagttacagagaaagtaaggttaaacaaagagaaagagaaaagaaggtaaaaaaaagcaggaagctaaaagagacaaaaagaagaggaagctagagagttaaagagagataaaagataagagaggaacatatactggccatagtagttagggaacctaggaagacagtacctggcaacagaagagaattcctggctaaagatcagtgtgcctaatacaaagaaaaaggacactgggtcagggactgccccagaaagaacaagaggggccactggagagcctcttggtcctggagtgctggctatgcgcagaGATAGGGGAGGGAAGCCTGCctagttgttttatggatacagagacccaacgctctgtgctcttatgccccagtgggccagtatccaaagaccttgagtacaggggactactggcaacaaacaatacttatggactgcccaaagaacagtggaccttggtgtgggccgggtaacccactaattcatggtcatccctgactgcccccatcccttgctcatgagaaatttgctttccaaaatggcttgcgtgggctgaagggtgaggccatgtgtatgcatatctgcagactgtgtacgtggggcttaagacctgtctcagtacaccagtacctgatgctgggagatgtgtggcttagtgccattctgcctggaacacaccgttcctgccagccgggcactgacaattatcacccaatccaggacttaaactgtgatagagtggctgatgttttgcctttgaatagaacgtcccaaaagatAGGACCACTAGTCAGCTGtgatggactagattctccactggttggggacaatctggtcaccttgctgcccaatcctgacctggagccactgcaacatgagtgtcaagcactggcagaagcccatgggtggaggaaagacctctgcgactggttgacccctgctgaaagccgaggctaccttgtctacagacgggaacagttctcttcatgaaggtcagagataagtgggtgctgccatggtggacaacacaatgtcatctggggtggctgaaccccaaccccccagcacatcagtgccgcagatgcctttgccatctcttggatgccctggtgaagccaacaactgtgagtattattcattgcccaggatatcaggaaggaagagattcagtggcatggggcaataacaaagcagataaagtggctcgggaaatggctatgcaggagcctatcttGGTTACAGGACTgtaagagacagccactgggaactgggattggactaagggatggcctcacttagaatgtacaacagaagaaaaggcccaaattgcttaaatgaaaaaaagacaatggcacacttgaggggaaaactatattcctcagagaacaaagaaaagactcactttgccaaatacagaaatggactcatttaggagataaaaagtttgtccaagtagttaagtgtatgtaatagactttaagattttagccagagaggcagtaaaaagtataaggtatgtcaataagtgaatgcttagtaAGCAAACAGgccaaagagacctagagagtttagtgaaaagtcgaagtgaacttcactgagataaaaccaggaaaatatgatcacaagtatctcctagtgcttgtagatactttttcaggaatagatagaagctttcctcaccaagcaagagatggcctcggtagtcatcaagaagatactggaagaaatcttccccaggtctggagtggCCAAGGTAACCtggttgccaaggtaagccagggtgtggccaagtatttagaggtcgattggaaattacattgtatttacagacctcaaagttcaggacaggtagagtaaataaataaaactctaaaagagatcctgaccaaattgaccatggagactggcacagactgggtgacactccttccctcttgctctcttcagagcaagaaataccccttccagattcagccttaccccctttgaaatcttatatggggcctcaactcctctgactgtattagatgatgttactgaaccaacatgtcatagtaacaatgatttgtatgccaggctaaaagacctacaggtgatacagaaagaaatctgctcacagttggcagcagcctatgccccggggaaccccaagacatctcatcagttccaggtcggagactcggctacataggATGGCACTGAACCCAGATACttgagcctcactggaaaggaccgtacctggtgctgctgaccaccctgacagctgtcggttctcagccctcaccagccgtgtaccagctgttggggctgagagctgggaactagagggaaactcagatcttcaaaaagctccctagacttaatttcatgtttgccctgggttctatcaagataggtgtggggataggcttgatttctattacaaatgatgtaacattgcatatgttagtactcctaacacttcttgggactgtgcctcagggatcacaatctgtataagtttagaagttctaaaagctagtcatgaccttggtgtgtaggtttagatagtgtccagattggaatcttgatgctaaagacttagtaagacaaaaaaaagagttgagaattacttaaggctatctaggtgctgcaagggcagcacaaggacatctgccattgccctgcaatgcaaggcttatagagaattccgaactgccattgactcagatataaaaagagtgaaagactttttagctgacctccaagaatacctaacctccctctcagaggtagtccttcagaatagaagattagacctgatattccttaaagaaggagcctgtgtgctacactgaaagaatgttgcttctatgcagaccatttaggagtaattaaagactccatgaataaacttagagaaaggttagacaaaagacagacagagaagcgcatcagggatggttcgagagctggtttagtagatctccttggatgactactctgatatcttcccttatgggacccttcttagttttgcttctgcttctgattataggtccatgtgtgttaaagaaactagttaataggtttgactcctacaaaaagatagacgctcaacaaggttggtttgagtcttggttcacttggtctccctggatgactaccctactctctgctatatggctgggccattactaataattttcttggttttagtttttggaccctgcgtgacaaacaggttaattgcttttgttaaaaattgagtgagtgctgtgcggttgatggttctgagacaacagtaccagtcaggacaactggtgagaccaaatacgagatttgatatcaaaattctaaggttagaattacttagtagaagaagaggggaatgaaaggaatatacagatttaaggtttaaaaatatgaggttaaaagaataagtttcaaaattcagactcagggctaaacactgtgaaaagcaagtccaggcagccccgccctgccgctaggactaacaccataaagataaagaaggaatgcgggaaccagcccgagttatcaggactgacccaaaccatctggcagaaaggcacctcccccagcttactcagagtcacaccttaaccagatgtccttcaaaccctgatacgcccctagctccTAAGATCCTGTACGCTCTagtcaatacgtactctcctgctgtgctgtaatctcactgccatgtttaaatgagccaatcacttatagccgcgccagaaattagccaattgtgtgtaaccgcgccaaaccccctagccttccctatataaacccctgacttttgagcttcggggtcgacacctctgtctcctgcacaggatacgtgtcgacccagagatccccataatagatctccgtaataaacctcgcctttgcttattacatccaaaatggtctgtGCTGGGGTCCGTGATTTCCAgagactttagaaagggtctctcttcggggatctttcagtgGGTGCACAGTTGCTTTGAACTGGAGCCGAACAAATCCTTGTCTCTGACCCAGTCAGTAGGAAGGAAGAATTTTCCCGAGGTCCTTTCGGATCTCTGCAGGGTTTGATGAAATAGAATGTTTAaggttctctttttatttttttcccttttctaaatttaaatttaattttgtttactcccattattttaaagtgtgtgtgtgtgtgtgtgtgtgtgtgtgtgtgtgtgcgtgcgtgcacattAAGTATGGGTGCTGCAGAATCCAGGTGTcagactccctggagctggagttactggtgaTTTTGGCCCACCTTGTACAGTGCCAGGAGAcacacttgggtcctctgcagggaCTATCTCTaagctgctgagtcatctctcccacCCCAGGAGAAAACAGTTATGGGGGTGTGACAACGCCGCTGGCAGAGAGGTAGGTCTCACCATCCTGTCCCTTGAGCTGGCTCGCAGGCTGGTAAACTCACTCTTCTCAACAGGGTAGTGCCTTCTTAGCCTGCCCCCCAGGGCCAAACAAGACCAAATTCTCTCTCCATCCTGTTTTATGTCCTGAGTGTGGCTGCATAAACACACTTTCAGAAAGCCTACTTTCTCTGGTCTCCCCTCTAGCCAGAGGGCTCAAGTGTCAGATGCTGTCAGGTGGTCAGCCACAGTGGCCTACAGACCCACAGGGTTGAGGAAGGTAGGACTGTCCCTTGtgaggggacagagacacagCTCTGTGTAGCATGTGGTGCTTCCCTAGAGTTTTGGGGGTCTAGACTGATGAGAAATTGGGGCCCATTACGTCAATGCTGAAAAGAACAAGTATGGCCAGTTTTTAGAGGGAAGTTGGAgattttattaaagatatttcaaTATAGAGTTAAGCATGAAGGtcaggagaaaagaaaggcactcagaagagaggagggggcgcCTGGGCATGCCGACTTGGGGTTCTCTGAAGAGAATTGTAGCTCCATGTCCTTACAATGGCCATGTCAGACTTTGGTGGGTTTTGAAGTTACTATCTTGTCATTGGGTATTTCCTGGAGGGCTCCTGAGAGGATTTCAATTCACGGGAAGGCAGAGGATCGCTACTGTGGCATTCTGTGAACAAGTTAAGGATGTCTGGGGGAACGATTGAGGCCCAACCCTGCAGGGCAGTGGACCGAGAGGAAGCCTGAAGCCTGATAAGGTCAAGCCAAAGGCTAGACACCCCAGAGATCCtgaaaggactgtaggagcttgACCTGCTCCCGGCACCAGGCACGTGTTAGGTAGCCAAAGCCCtcgtggcc encodes:
- the Rps29-ps19 gene encoding small ribosomal subunit protein uS14-like; protein product: MGHQQLYCSHPRKFGQGSRSCCVCSNRHGLIRKYGLNMCQQCFRQYAKDIGFIKLD